A region of Pyxidicoccus parkwaysis DNA encodes the following proteins:
- a CDS encoding metallophosphoesterase, with protein MNDDARIQAALARASEAVAKGPHSTPADGRPRKRRLVMGDPQADVGRVLAILAHHDALGDDGWLRPDVRLVSVGDHFDWGKPHERESGALSALSLVAWLAAHPADQVVMILGNHDLGRVGELEGFTDATFAQAQAEADRAYQGGHTDEAVEREFLARWPRVPTAELVARDFGNFREVQRTWVEHLLRTRRFRTAYAAGPGLLVLHAGVTNEDLDVAGLERARRADAGAVADALNATVDAAVDAWTRGPLVVPGLHRPGDAASGEGVGIFYHRPSLKPEDAGRVRETPRRRFDPRRLPAGLTQVVGHTRDKRNRELLGFSTAEARDGVVRHLVTDGARVHYAHGAPPPPRPEEAVLVFTDGGMRECPVEQYELFDLDTRAAAR; from the coding sequence GTGAACGACGACGCCCGCATTCAGGCCGCCCTCGCCCGAGCCTCCGAGGCCGTGGCGAAGGGCCCCCATTCCACACCCGCCGATGGACGCCCCCGCAAGCGGAGGCTCGTCATGGGCGACCCGCAGGCCGACGTGGGCCGCGTGCTGGCCATCCTCGCGCACCACGACGCGCTGGGTGACGATGGCTGGCTGAGGCCCGACGTGCGGCTCGTGTCCGTGGGCGACCACTTCGACTGGGGCAAGCCGCACGAGCGCGAGTCCGGAGCGCTCAGCGCGCTGTCGCTGGTGGCGTGGCTGGCCGCGCACCCGGCGGACCAGGTGGTGATGATTCTGGGCAACCACGACCTGGGCCGCGTGGGTGAGCTGGAGGGCTTCACGGATGCCACGTTCGCCCAGGCGCAGGCGGAGGCGGACCGGGCCTACCAGGGCGGGCACACGGACGAGGCGGTGGAGCGCGAGTTCCTCGCGCGCTGGCCGCGAGTGCCCACGGCGGAGCTGGTGGCGCGAGACTTCGGCAACTTCCGCGAGGTGCAGCGCACATGGGTGGAGCACCTGCTGCGCACGCGGCGCTTCCGCACGGCCTACGCGGCGGGGCCCGGGCTGCTGGTGCTGCACGCGGGCGTCACGAACGAGGACCTGGACGTGGCAGGCCTGGAGCGCGCGCGGCGGGCGGATGCGGGCGCGGTGGCGGACGCGCTCAACGCGACGGTGGACGCGGCGGTGGACGCTTGGACGAGAGGGCCGCTGGTGGTGCCGGGGCTACACCGTCCCGGCGACGCGGCGAGTGGCGAGGGCGTGGGCATTTTCTACCATCGCCCCAGCCTGAAGCCGGAGGACGCGGGGCGCGTGCGGGAGACGCCGCGAAGGCGCTTTGACCCGAGGCGGCTGCCCGCCGGACTCACGCAGGTGGTGGGGCACACGCGCGACAAGCGCAACCGTGAGCTGCTGGGCTTCTCCACGGCGGAGGCGCGCGATGGAGTGGTGCGGCACCTCGTCACGGATGGAGCGCGCGTGCACTACGCGCACGGAGCACCGCCGCCACCGAGGCCGGAGGAAGCGGTGCTCGTCTTCACCGACGGCGGCATGCGCGAGTGCCCGGTGGAGCAGTACGAACTGTTCGACCTGGACACCCGCGCCGCTGCTCGCTGA
- a CDS encoding helix-turn-helix transcriptional regulator produces the protein MIRLNSEEQGLLADLEVLLAEAEPSAESLPSVLGALREVMKAERAVAYGVDVGPERNNASYSHCLGFTLPGPVVHGVLDGSISAVGDPWGWFDPARPEPAQRNRALHFRSLTETEAQRMPLPDLPAGEVGRRLGLSEGELETVRERALTRSGAVFRQLGVERMAWLRTLVCEGPALLGWVGLGREEPFTEREQRLLQALTPSIQRRLQMETRLRESGLLSTALEVAMEALGRAAWVVSASGRVVHANSAGRLRLERGEQELVEQLKRGAQGIPCSGPLTLTPLRTPGLPSHYLAIDTGTASSAAARVQALSARWSLTARESEVLTHIVQGETNKAIAARLGCAERTVEVHVTHLLSKAQVESRSALIARFFQTS, from the coding sequence TTGATCCGTTTGAATTCCGAGGAGCAGGGCCTGCTTGCGGACCTGGAGGTCCTGCTCGCGGAGGCCGAACCGAGCGCGGAGTCGCTTCCGTCGGTGCTGGGTGCACTGCGTGAGGTGATGAAGGCGGAGCGTGCGGTGGCCTACGGAGTGGATGTGGGCCCCGAGCGCAACAACGCCAGCTACTCCCATTGCCTGGGCTTCACGCTTCCGGGGCCGGTGGTGCACGGCGTGCTGGATGGGTCCATCTCCGCGGTGGGTGACCCGTGGGGTTGGTTTGATCCTGCCCGGCCGGAGCCGGCGCAGCGCAACCGCGCGCTGCACTTCCGCTCGCTGACGGAGACCGAGGCGCAGCGCATGCCGCTGCCGGACCTGCCCGCGGGCGAGGTGGGGAGGCGGCTGGGCCTGAGCGAGGGCGAGTTGGAGACGGTGCGCGAGCGCGCGCTCACGCGCTCCGGTGCGGTGTTCCGGCAGCTCGGCGTGGAGCGGATGGCGTGGCTGCGCACGCTGGTGTGCGAGGGCCCCGCGCTGCTCGGCTGGGTGGGCCTGGGCCGCGAGGAGCCCTTCACCGAGCGCGAGCAGCGGCTGCTCCAGGCGCTGACGCCGTCCATCCAGCGGCGGCTGCAGATGGAGACGCGGCTGCGCGAGTCGGGGCTGTTGTCCACCGCGCTGGAAGTGGCCATGGAGGCGCTCGGGCGCGCGGCGTGGGTGGTGAGCGCCAGCGGCCGCGTGGTGCACGCCAACAGCGCCGGGCGCTTGAGGCTGGAGCGCGGTGAGCAGGAATTGGTGGAGCAGCTCAAGCGAGGAGCCCAGGGCATTCCCTGCTCCGGTCCGCTGACGCTGACGCCGCTGCGGACGCCGGGGCTGCCGTCGCACTACCTCGCCATCGACACGGGCACCGCGTCCAGCGCGGCCGCTCGAGTGCAGGCGCTGTCCGCGCGCTGGTCGCTCACGGCGCGAGAGTCGGAAGTGCTCACGCACATCGTGCAGGGCGAGACGAACAAGGCCATCGCCGCGCGGCTGGGCTGCGCGGAGCGCACGGTGGAGGTGCACGTCACGCACCTCTTGAGCAAGGCCCAGGTGGAGAGCCGCTCCGCGCTCATCGCGCGCTTCTTCCAGACCTCCTGA